Proteins co-encoded in one Mycobacterium mantenii genomic window:
- the era gene encoding GTPase Era: MTEFRSGFVCLVGRPNTGKSTLTNALVGTKVAITSMRPQTTRHTIRGIVHREDFQIILVDTPGLHRPRTLLGKRLNDLVRDTYSEVDVIGLCIPADETIGPGDRWIVEQIRATAPKTALVAIVTKIDKTPKDRVAAQLVAASELVGDSAEIVPVSAVTGAQVDILIDVLAAALPPGPAYYPDGELTDEPEEVLMAELIREAALEGVRDELPHSLAVVIDEVNPREDRDDLIDVHALLYVERDSQKGIIIGKGGARLREVGTAARAQIEKLLGTKVYLDLRVKVAKNWQSDPKQLGRLGF, from the coding sequence ATGACTGAATTCCGTTCCGGTTTCGTATGTTTGGTCGGTCGCCCCAACACCGGGAAATCGACACTGACGAACGCGCTCGTCGGGACCAAGGTCGCGATCACCTCGATGCGGCCACAGACCACCCGGCACACCATCCGCGGCATCGTGCACCGGGAAGACTTCCAGATCATCCTGGTCGACACCCCCGGGTTGCACCGGCCGCGCACCCTGCTGGGCAAGCGCCTCAACGATCTGGTGCGCGACACCTATTCCGAAGTCGACGTGATCGGGCTGTGCATCCCGGCCGACGAGACGATCGGTCCGGGAGACCGGTGGATCGTCGAGCAGATTCGCGCGACCGCACCGAAGACGGCCCTGGTGGCCATCGTCACCAAGATCGACAAGACGCCCAAGGATCGGGTAGCCGCGCAGTTGGTGGCGGCCAGTGAGCTGGTCGGCGACTCGGCCGAAATCGTCCCGGTGTCGGCGGTGACCGGGGCGCAGGTCGACATCTTGATCGATGTGCTGGCCGCGGCGCTGCCGCCCGGTCCGGCCTACTACCCCGACGGTGAGTTGACCGACGAACCCGAAGAGGTCCTGATGGCCGAGCTCATCCGCGAGGCCGCCCTGGAGGGCGTTCGCGACGAGCTGCCGCATTCGCTGGCGGTGGTCATCGACGAGGTCAACCCGCGGGAGGATCGCGACGACCTGATCGACGTGCATGCCCTGCTCTACGTCGAACGCGACAGCCAGAAGGGGATCATCATCGGCAAGGGCGGTGCCCGGCTGCGGGAGGTCGGCACGGCCGCGCGCGCCCAGATCGAAAAGCTGCTGGGCACCA
- a CDS encoding hemolysin family protein yields MTGWSELLGAVALIALGGLFAAIDAAISTVSLARVQELVRDERPGAVALSKVMSERPRYINLVVLLRITCEITATVLLVVFLYDNFGLRWGLFGAAAIMVVTSFVVMGVGPRTLGRQNAYSIALTTVLPLQAISWLLMPISRLLVVLGNAVTPGRGLRNGPFASEIELREVVDLAQQRGVVAAEERRMIQSVFELGDTPAREVMVPRTEMIWIESDKFASQAINLAVRSGHSRIPVIGENVDDILGVVYLKDLVQQTVLLGDGGRTPLVSKVMRPAVFVPDSKPLDSLLREMQRDRNHMALLVDEYGAIAGLVSIEDVLEEIVGEIADEYDQAETAPVEDLGDKHFRVSARLPIEDLGELYDVEFDDDLDVDTVGGLLALELGRVPLPGAEVVSHGVRLQAEGGADHRGRVRINTVLLSPAESDGSSDGEVSAQDD; encoded by the coding sequence ATGACCGGCTGGTCTGAGCTGCTCGGCGCGGTGGCGCTGATCGCGCTGGGTGGATTGTTCGCGGCGATCGATGCGGCCATCAGCACGGTGTCGCTGGCCCGGGTTCAGGAGTTGGTGCGCGACGAGCGGCCCGGCGCGGTGGCGTTGTCCAAGGTGATGTCGGAGCGGCCCCGCTACATCAACCTTGTCGTGCTGCTGCGGATCACCTGCGAGATCACGGCGACCGTGCTGCTGGTGGTGTTCCTCTATGACAACTTCGGGCTGCGCTGGGGATTGTTCGGCGCCGCGGCCATCATGGTGGTGACCAGCTTCGTCGTCATGGGGGTGGGGCCGCGTACCCTCGGCCGTCAGAACGCCTACTCCATTGCGTTGACGACAGTTCTTCCCCTGCAAGCGATTTCGTGGCTGTTGATGCCGATCAGCCGGTTGCTGGTGGTGCTGGGTAACGCGGTGACTCCGGGCCGCGGCCTGCGGAACGGGCCGTTCGCCTCCGAGATCGAGTTGCGCGAAGTCGTTGATCTGGCCCAGCAGCGCGGTGTGGTCGCCGCCGAAGAGAGACGGATGATCCAGTCGGTCTTCGAGCTCGGTGACACCCCGGCCCGCGAGGTGATGGTGCCGCGCACCGAGATGATCTGGATCGAAAGCGACAAGTTCGCCAGCCAGGCGATCAACCTGGCGGTGCGCAGCGGGCATTCCCGAATCCCGGTGATCGGCGAGAACGTCGACGACATCCTCGGCGTCGTGTACCTGAAAGATCTTGTGCAGCAGACTGTTTTGTTGGGCGACGGCGGCAGGACCCCGCTGGTGTCGAAGGTGATGCGGCCGGCGGTATTCGTGCCGGACTCCAAGCCGTTGGACTCGCTGCTGCGGGAAATGCAGCGAGACCGCAATCACATGGCTCTCCTCGTCGACGAGTACGGTGCGATCGCAGGTCTGGTCAGCATCGAAGACGTGCTGGAGGAAATCGTCGGCGAGATCGCCGACGAGTACGACCAGGCCGAAACGGCGCCGGTAGAAGATCTGGGCGACAAACACTTCCGCGTGTCGGCGCGGTTGCCGATCGAAGACCTGGGCGAGCTGTATGACGTGGAGTTCGACGACGATCTCGATGTCGATACCGTGGGCGGTTTGCTCGCCCTGGAATTGGGCCGGGTCCCGCTGCCGGGCGCCGAGGTGGTCTCCCACGGTGTGCGGCTGCAGGCCGAGGGCGGCGCCGACCACCGGGGCCGGGTGCGGATCAACACCGTCCTGCTCAGCCCGGCCGAATCCGACGGTTCATCCGACGGCGAGGTGTCCGCCCAGGATGACTGA
- the ybeY gene encoding rRNA maturation RNase YbeY: MSIEVSNESGIDVSEAELISVARFVIAKMDVNPAAELSMVLLDTAAMADLHMRWMDLPGPTDVMSFPMDELEPGGRPDAPEPGPSMLGDIVLCPEFAAGQAAAAGHNLGHELALLTIHGVLHLIGYDHGEPAEEKEMFALQDRLLEEWVAEQVEAYHQDRQQERDRRLLDKSRYFDN; this comes from the coding sequence ATGAGCATTGAGGTATCCAACGAATCGGGTATCGACGTCTCCGAGGCCGAACTGATCAGCGTCGCGCGGTTCGTCATCGCCAAGATGGACGTCAATCCGGCGGCCGAGCTGTCGATGGTGCTGCTGGACACGGCCGCGATGGCCGACCTGCACATGCGGTGGATGGACCTGCCCGGTCCGACCGACGTGATGAGCTTTCCGATGGACGAACTCGAGCCGGGTGGGCGTCCGGACGCCCCCGAGCCGGGCCCCTCGATGCTGGGCGACATTGTGCTCTGCCCGGAATTCGCGGCCGGCCAGGCCGCCGCGGCAGGGCACAACCTGGGGCACGAGCTGGCCCTACTGACCATCCACGGGGTGCTTCATCTGATCGGCTACGACCACGGCGAGCCGGCAGAGGAAAAAGAGATGTTCGCCCTTCAGGACCGGTTGCTCGAAGAGTGGGTCGCCGAGCAGGTCGAGGCGTACCACCAGGACCGCCAACAGGAGCGGGACCGCCGATTGCTAGACAAGTCAAGGTATTTCGACAATTGA
- a CDS encoding PhoH family protein produces the protein MTPRETSAADAAAAVPSSAQVRSSIDVPPDVVMGLLGSADQNLRALERSLKADLHVRGNAVTVAGEPADVALAERVISELVAIVAGGQPLTPEVVRHSVAMVAGTDNESPAEVLTLDILSRRGKTIRPKTLNQKRYVDAIDANTVVFGVGPAGTGKTYLAMAKAVNALQSKEVSRIILTRPAVEAGERLGFLPGTLSEKIDPYLRPLYDALYDMMDPELIQKLMTAGVIEVAPLAYMRGRTLNSAFIVLDEAQNTTAEQMKMFLTRLGFGSKIVVTGDITQVDLPGGARSGLRSAMEILDTVDDIHVAELTSVDVVRHRLVSEIVDAYAKFEEPGLTMNRASRRATGSRGRR, from the coding sequence GTGACGCCCCGCGAGACCAGCGCTGCTGACGCAGCCGCCGCTGTCCCGTCCTCTGCTCAGGTTCGCAGCAGCATCGACGTTCCGCCCGATGTCGTCATGGGCCTGTTGGGTTCGGCGGACCAGAATCTCCGGGCTTTGGAGCGCAGCCTGAAGGCGGACCTGCATGTGCGTGGCAACGCGGTCACCGTTGCGGGTGAGCCCGCCGACGTCGCGCTCGCCGAGCGGGTGATCTCCGAGCTGGTCGCCATCGTTGCCGGGGGTCAGCCGTTGACCCCGGAGGTGGTTCGCCACAGTGTCGCCATGGTGGCCGGCACCGACAACGAGTCGCCGGCCGAAGTGCTCACGCTGGACATCTTGTCGCGGCGGGGGAAGACGATCCGGCCCAAGACGCTCAATCAGAAGCGCTACGTCGACGCCATCGATGCCAACACCGTCGTCTTCGGGGTCGGCCCGGCCGGCACCGGCAAGACGTATCTGGCGATGGCCAAGGCGGTCAACGCCCTGCAAAGCAAAGAGGTAAGCCGCATCATCTTGACTCGCCCGGCCGTGGAAGCCGGTGAGCGCCTTGGCTTTTTGCCCGGAACGCTGAGCGAGAAGATTGATCCGTATCTGCGTCCGTTGTATGACGCGCTGTACGACATGATGGATCCCGAGCTGATCCAGAAGCTGATGACCGCCGGGGTCATCGAGGTGGCGCCGCTGGCCTACATGCGCGGTCGCACCCTCAATTCCGCGTTCATCGTCCTCGACGAGGCGCAGAACACCACCGCCGAGCAGATGAAGATGTTCCTCACCCGGCTCGGCTTCGGATCGAAGATCGTGGTCACCGGAGACATCACCCAGGTCGACCTTCCGGGCGGCGCCAGGTCGGGCCTGCGCTCGGCGATGGAAATCCTGGACACCGTCGATGACATTCACGTCGCGGAGCTGACCAGTGTGGACGTGGTCCGCCACCGGCTGGTCTCGGAGATCGTGGACGCCTATGCGAAGTTTGAAGAGCCCGGTCTGACGATGAACCGGGCGTCTCGGCGGGCCACGGGCTCGCGCGGTCGCCGATGA
- a CDS encoding 16S rRNA (uracil(1498)-N(3))-methyltransferase, with the protein MVATLFYLDDLPEPGSLAVLGGDEGFHAATVRRIRPGEQLVLGDGAGALAHCEVEHAGRDGLRARVLERWSVAPGSPPVTVVQALPKSERSELAIELATEAGADAFLAWHAARCVASWQGNRVDKGLRRWRAVARSAARQSRRAHIPPVDGVLSTAALAQRIRDDVAAGATALVLHESATDPLVGVELAEATSVLLVVGPEGGITEDEMATLSDAGAAAVRLGPQVLRTSTAAAVALGALGVLTPRWEQRGEVPANGHVLQVRDTGPPSSTLLSTDQTGPSA; encoded by the coding sequence ATGGTCGCGACCCTGTTCTATCTTGACGACCTGCCAGAGCCCGGTTCGCTCGCCGTGCTGGGCGGTGACGAGGGTTTTCACGCCGCTACTGTGCGCCGAATCCGCCCAGGTGAGCAACTCGTGCTCGGCGACGGCGCCGGAGCCCTGGCCCACTGCGAGGTGGAGCACGCCGGGCGCGACGGGCTGCGCGCGCGGGTGCTCGAGCGCTGGAGCGTCGCGCCCGGTTCCCCACCCGTGACGGTGGTGCAGGCGCTGCCGAAGTCCGAGCGTTCGGAGTTGGCCATCGAGTTGGCCACCGAGGCCGGCGCCGACGCTTTCCTGGCATGGCACGCCGCGCGGTGCGTGGCCAGCTGGCAGGGCAACCGGGTCGACAAGGGCCTGCGCCGGTGGCGGGCGGTCGCCCGGTCGGCGGCGCGGCAATCCCGTCGGGCGCACATTCCGCCGGTCGACGGCGTGCTGTCCACCGCGGCGTTGGCTCAGCGAATCCGCGATGACGTTGCGGCTGGCGCGACTGCGCTGGTCTTACACGAGTCGGCCACCGATCCACTCGTCGGTGTCGAGCTTGCGGAAGCGACATCAGTGCTGCTGGTGGTCGGTCCCGAAGGCGGCATCACGGAGGACGAGATGGCCACGTTGTCCGACGCGGGCGCGGCGGCGGTGCGGCTCGGTCCCCAGGTGCTGCGGACGTCGACCGCTGCGGCGGTGGCCCTGGGCGCCCTCGGTGTGCTGACCCCACGCTGGGAACAGCGCGGCGAGGTCCCGGCAAACGGCCACGTGCTGCAGGTTCGCGACACCGGCCCGCCGTCGAGTACGTTGCTGAGCACTGACCAAACCGGGCCCTCGGCGTAG
- the dnaJ gene encoding molecular chaperone DnaJ — MARDYYGLLGVSRNAGDAEIKRAYRKLARELHPDVNPDEAAQAKFQEISAAYEVLSDPEKRRIVDMGGDPLENAAAAGGGFGGFGGLGDVFEAFFGGGFSGGGTGRGPIGRVRPGSDSLLRMRLDLEECATGVTKQVTVDTAVLCDRCQGKGTNGDSAPVPCDTCGGRGEVQTVQRSLLGQVMTSRPCPTCRGVGVVIPDPCHQCMGDGRVRARREISVKIPAGVGEGMRVRLAAQGEVGPGGGPAGDLYVEVHEQPHDVFVREGDDLHCTVSVPMVDAALGATITVDAILDGISEITIPPGTQPASVITLRGHGMPHLRSGTRGDLHVHVEVVVPARLDHRDTELLRELKTRRSRDVPEVNSTHAGGGLFSRLRETFTGR, encoded by the coding sequence GTGGCACGCGATTACTACGGGCTGCTCGGCGTGAGCAGAAACGCCGGCGACGCGGAGATCAAGCGCGCCTACCGCAAACTGGCGCGCGAACTGCATCCCGACGTCAACCCTGACGAGGCCGCGCAGGCGAAATTCCAGGAGATCAGCGCCGCCTACGAGGTGCTGAGCGACCCCGAGAAGCGGCGGATCGTCGACATGGGCGGGGATCCGCTGGAGAACGCCGCCGCTGCGGGCGGCGGGTTCGGCGGATTCGGCGGCCTGGGCGACGTGTTCGAGGCCTTCTTCGGTGGCGGCTTCAGCGGCGGCGGGACCGGCCGCGGCCCGATCGGCCGGGTCCGGCCGGGCTCGGACTCGCTGCTGCGGATGCGGCTCGACCTCGAAGAGTGCGCCACCGGGGTGACCAAACAGGTCACCGTCGACACCGCGGTGCTGTGTGACCGATGCCAGGGCAAGGGCACCAACGGCGACTCGGCACCGGTCCCGTGCGACACCTGCGGTGGTCGCGGCGAGGTCCAGACCGTGCAGCGTTCGCTGCTGGGTCAGGTGATGACGTCACGGCCGTGCCCGACCTGCCGCGGCGTCGGTGTCGTCATCCCCGACCCGTGCCACCAATGCATGGGCGACGGCCGGGTGCGGGCACGCCGTGAGATCAGCGTCAAGATCCCCGCCGGTGTCGGCGAGGGCATGCGGGTGCGGCTCGCCGCCCAGGGTGAGGTCGGGCCCGGCGGAGGCCCAGCCGGTGACCTGTACGTCGAGGTGCACGAACAGCCCCACGACGTCTTCGTCCGCGAAGGCGACGACCTGCATTGCACGGTGTCGGTGCCGATGGTCGACGCGGCGCTGGGCGCCACCATCACCGTCGACGCGATCCTGGACGGCATCAGCGAGATCACCATCCCACCCGGAACCCAACCGGCTTCGGTCATCACGCTGCGTGGCCACGGCATGCCGCACCTGCGGTCCGGCACCCGTGGCGACCTGCATGTGCACGTCGAGGTGGTGGTTCCCGCCCGGCTGGACCACCGCGACACCGAACTGCTGCGTGAGCTCAAGACCCGCCGCAGCCGCGACGTGCCCGAGGTCAACTCGACCCACGCCGGCGGGGGACTGTTCAGCCGGCTCCGCGAAACCTTCACCGGGCGCTAG
- the hrcA gene encoding heat-inducible transcriptional repressor HrcA, whose product MGSADDRRFEVLRAIVADFVATKEPIGSKALVERHNLGVSSATVRNDMAVLEAEGYIAQPHTSSGRVPTEKGYREFVDRLDDVKPLSSAERRAIQSFLESGVDLDDVLRRAVRLLSQLTRQVAVVQYPTLSSSTVRHLEVIALTPARLLMVVITDSGRVDQRVVELGDVIDDHELSQLREMLGQALVGKKLSAASVAVADLAGQLRSPDGLGDAVGRSATVLLESLVEHTEERLLLGGTANLTRNAADFGGSLRSILEALEEQVVVLRLLAAQQEAGKVTVRIGHETAAEQILGTSVVTTAYGTSDTVYGGMGVLGPTRMDYPGTIASVAAVALYIGEVLGAR is encoded by the coding sequence GTGGGAAGTGCCGATGACCGTCGGTTTGAGGTGCTGCGCGCCATCGTCGCCGACTTCGTCGCCACCAAAGAACCGATCGGTTCCAAGGCGTTGGTGGAGCGCCACAACCTCGGCGTCTCGTCCGCCACCGTCCGCAACGACATGGCGGTACTCGAGGCCGAGGGCTACATCGCCCAGCCGCACACCAGTTCCGGACGGGTGCCCACCGAAAAGGGCTACCGCGAATTCGTCGACCGGCTCGACGACGTCAAGCCCCTGTCCTCAGCCGAACGGCGCGCGATCCAGAGCTTCCTCGAGTCCGGGGTCGACCTTGACGACGTCCTGCGCCGGGCCGTGCGGCTGCTGTCGCAACTGACCCGGCAGGTGGCCGTCGTGCAGTACCCCACCCTCTCGTCGTCCACCGTGCGCCACCTCGAGGTCATCGCCCTGACCCCGGCGCGGCTCCTGATGGTCGTCATCACCGACTCCGGCCGGGTCGACCAGCGGGTCGTCGAACTCGGGGACGTCATCGACGATCACGAGCTGTCCCAGCTGCGGGAGATGCTCGGCCAGGCGCTGGTGGGCAAGAAGCTGTCGGCCGCTTCGGTCGCGGTGGCCGACCTCGCCGGACAGCTGCGCAGCCCGGACGGCCTGGGTGATGCCGTCGGCCGGTCGGCGACGGTCTTGCTGGAATCCCTCGTCGAACACACCGAAGAACGCTTGCTGTTGGGCGGCACCGCCAACCTGACCCGCAACGCGGCCGATTTCGGTGGCTCGTTGCGCTCCATCCTGGAAGCGCTGGAGGAGCAGGTGGTGGTGCTGCGATTGCTGGCCGCCCAGCAGGAAGCCGGTAAGGTTACGGTGCGCATCGGCCACGAGACGGCCGCCGAGCAGATATTGGGCACGTCCGTGGTGACCACCGCCTACGGCACCTCCGACACCGTTTACGGAGGAATGGGTGTGCTGGGGCCCACCCGGATGGACTATCCGGGAACTATCGCCAGCGTTGCTGCAGTTGCCCTTTATATCGGCGAAGTCCTGGGTGCCCGATGA
- a CDS encoding type II toxin-antitoxin system VapB family antitoxin, translating into MIFKGVRDGKPYPEHNLSYKDWSQIPPQQIRLDELVTTTTVLALDRLLSEDSTFYGDLFPHAVRWRGIIYLEDGLHRAVRAALRNRTVLHARVYDMDMPPAPHG; encoded by the coding sequence ATGATCTTCAAGGGCGTGCGCGACGGCAAGCCGTATCCCGAGCACAACCTGTCCTACAAGGATTGGTCGCAGATACCGCCACAGCAGATTCGGCTCGACGAATTGGTCACCACCACAACGGTGCTCGCGCTGGACCGGCTGCTCTCCGAGGACTCGACCTTCTACGGCGATCTCTTCCCCCACGCGGTGCGGTGGAGGGGCATCATCTACCTCGAAGACGGCCTGCATCGTGCGGTGCGGGCTGCGCTGCGGAACCGCACCGTGCTGCACGCCCGGGTGTACGACATGGATATGCCGCCGGCTCCGCACGGGTAA
- a CDS encoding carboxymuconolactone decarboxylase family protein: MPRLQGVSDRDAGLGAKIAFFFTRRKLAQMTGLETAGMLEPLRMYAHIPRLLNAYGKLEQAESKLDVFSPRQRALAELKSATTVGCEYCIDLGSQIARRWGITDEELLALADYQDASCFSDDDKLILQYATAISRTPVEVSDQLFAALRAHFDTAQLVALTHVIALGNLRARFNLALDIGSSGFSGNRVCALPETGRP; this comes from the coding sequence ATGCCACGGCTGCAAGGAGTCTCCGACCGCGACGCCGGCCTCGGCGCGAAGATCGCCTTCTTTTTCACCAGGCGCAAGCTCGCGCAGATGACCGGGCTGGAAACTGCCGGGATGCTGGAACCGCTGCGGATGTATGCGCACATCCCGCGACTGCTCAACGCCTACGGAAAGTTGGAGCAGGCCGAGTCGAAATTGGACGTGTTCAGTCCCCGTCAGCGGGCGCTGGCCGAGCTGAAGTCGGCGACGACGGTGGGCTGCGAATACTGCATCGACCTCGGCTCCCAGATCGCCCGCCGCTGGGGCATCACCGATGAAGAGCTGTTGGCCCTGGCCGATTATCAGGACGCGTCATGCTTTTCCGACGACGACAAGCTGATCCTGCAGTACGCCACCGCGATCAGCCGCACCCCGGTCGAGGTGAGCGATCAACTTTTCGCCGCGCTGCGCGCGCACTTCGACACCGCCCAACTGGTCGCCCTGACCCACGTCATCGCGCTGGGCAACCTTCGTGCCCGATTCAACCTCGCACTCGATATCGGCTCGTCGGGCTTTTCCGGTAACCGGGTGTGCGCCTTGCCCGAGACCGGCCGGCCGTGA
- a CDS encoding sigma-70 family RNA polymerase sigma factor has product MTADASLAARFEAARPQLGAVAYRMLGSIDDAQDVVQEAWLRLSRSDSDGIANLDAWLTTVVARICLNMLRDRRTRGGDEPVAHLPDPIVEAEGEFDPEHRAMLADAVGLALFVVLDTLPPAERLAFVLHDVFTVPFDQIAAIVDRTPESARKLASRARRRIEQADPAPDGSLAAQREVIDAFFAAGRSGDFGHLVAVLHPDVVLRGDFGAAAAGFRAEGAASVAELARGYAGPEREVRAATVNGAAGAVIFIAGRAASVMGFVVRGDRIRAIDVLADPARIAKLDLRALRADH; this is encoded by the coding sequence GTGACGGCGGATGCCTCCTTGGCGGCACGCTTCGAGGCGGCCCGGCCACAGCTGGGCGCCGTCGCCTACCGGATGCTGGGCTCGATCGACGACGCGCAGGACGTGGTGCAGGAGGCGTGGCTGCGGCTGAGCCGCAGCGACTCCGACGGTATCGCCAACCTGGACGCCTGGCTGACCACCGTGGTGGCGCGCATCTGCCTGAACATGTTGCGCGACCGCCGAACCCGTGGCGGCGACGAGCCGGTGGCCCACCTGCCCGATCCGATCGTGGAGGCGGAAGGTGAATTCGACCCCGAGCACCGCGCGATGCTGGCCGATGCGGTGGGGCTGGCGCTGTTCGTGGTGCTGGACACGCTGCCGCCGGCGGAGCGGCTGGCGTTCGTGCTGCACGACGTCTTCACCGTGCCGTTCGATCAGATCGCGGCCATCGTCGACCGGACGCCGGAGTCGGCCCGCAAGCTGGCCAGCCGGGCCCGGCGACGGATCGAGCAGGCCGACCCGGCTCCCGACGGCAGCCTGGCCGCACAGCGCGAGGTGATCGACGCCTTCTTTGCGGCGGGGCGCAGCGGCGATTTCGGCCACCTGGTGGCTGTGCTCCATCCCGACGTCGTGTTGCGCGGCGACTTCGGTGCCGCCGCGGCCGGCTTCCGCGCCGAGGGCGCGGCCTCGGTGGCCGAGCTGGCGCGCGGGTACGCCGGGCCGGAACGTGAGGTGCGTGCCGCGACCGTGAACGGCGCCGCCGGCGCGGTGATTTTCATCGCCGGCCGTGCGGCATCCGTCATGGGTTTCGTGGTGCGCGGCGACCGGATCCGCGCGATCGACGTGCTCGCGGATCCGGCCCGCATCGCCAAATTGGACCTGCGCGCGTTACGCGCCGATCACTGA
- a CDS encoding MbtH family protein — protein MSANPFDDDNASFVVLVNDEEQHSLWPTFADTPAGWRVAFGEASRADCLQYVEQNWSDIRPKSLIEALAVQ, from the coding sequence ATGAGCGCCAACCCCTTTGACGACGACAACGCGAGCTTTGTGGTGCTGGTCAACGACGAGGAGCAGCACAGCCTCTGGCCGACCTTCGCTGACACGCCGGCCGGCTGGCGGGTGGCGTTCGGCGAAGCCAGCCGCGCGGACTGCCTGCAGTACGTGGAGCAGAACTGGTCGGACATCCGGCCCAAGAGCCTGATCGAGGCGCTTGCCGTCCAGTGA
- the mbtG gene encoding NADPH-dependent L-lysine N(6)-monooxygenase MbtG, whose product MSTLAIVGAGAKAVAVAAKAFALRDMGVEVPDVIAVERIGVAANWQASGGWTDGAHRLGTSPEKDVGFPYRSALVPRRNAELDERMTRYSWQSYLIATASFAEWIDRGRPAPTHRRWSQYLSWVADHVGMKVVHGDVERLAIAGDRWALHTHETTVHADALMITGPGQAEKSLLPGNPRMLSIAQFWDRAANHDRINAERVAVIGGGETAAAMLYELFRHRVSSITVISPQATLFTRGEGFFENSLFSDPTNWPALTLAERRDALARTDRGVFSSNVQEALLADDRIHHLRGRVAHAVGKEGQIRLTLSTNRGSENLETVHGFDLVIDGSGADSLWFAPLFSQDALDLLELGLGGPLTSERLQEAIGYDLAVTDVTPKLFLPNLSGLTQGPGFPNLSCLGLLSDRVLGSTVSPSKYPVRRRHDERQPL is encoded by the coding sequence ATGAGCACACTGGCGATCGTCGGTGCCGGCGCCAAGGCGGTGGCCGTGGCCGCCAAGGCTTTCGCGCTGCGCGACATGGGTGTCGAGGTGCCCGACGTCATCGCCGTGGAGCGCATCGGTGTCGCGGCGAACTGGCAGGCCAGCGGCGGCTGGACCGATGGCGCACACCGGCTGGGCACCAGCCCGGAAAAAGACGTCGGGTTTCCCTACCGCTCGGCGCTGGTGCCGCGCCGCAACGCCGAACTCGACGAGCGGATGACCCGCTACAGCTGGCAGTCCTATCTGATCGCGACGGCGTCGTTCGCCGAATGGATCGACCGTGGCAGGCCCGCGCCGACGCATCGCCGCTGGAGCCAGTACCTGAGTTGGGTCGCCGACCACGTGGGGATGAAGGTGGTGCACGGTGACGTCGAACGCCTGGCGATCGCCGGGGACCGGTGGGCGCTGCACACTCACGAGACCACCGTGCACGCCGACGCGTTGATGATCACCGGCCCCGGCCAGGCCGAAAAGTCTTTGCTTCCCGGCAATCCGCGTATGCTGTCGATTGCCCAGTTCTGGGACCGCGCCGCCAATCACGACCGGATCAATGCGGAGCGGGTAGCGGTGATCGGCGGTGGCGAGACGGCCGCGGCCATGCTCTATGAGCTGTTCCGGCACCGGGTGTCGAGCATCACGGTGATTTCCCCGCAGGCCACGTTGTTCACCCGCGGCGAGGGCTTTTTCGAGAACTCGCTGTTCTCCGATCCCACCAACTGGCCGGCCCTCACCCTCGCCGAACGCCGCGATGCGTTGGCCCGCACCGACCGTGGGGTGTTTTCGTCCAACGTGCAGGAAGCCCTGCTGGCCGACGATCGCATCCACCACCTGCGGGGCCGCGTCGCCCACGCGGTCGGCAAGGAGGGTCAGATCCGGTTGACGCTGTCCACCAACCGCGGCAGCGAGAACCTGGAGACGGTACACGGGTTTGATCTCGTCATCGACGGCTCCGGCGCCGACTCGCTTTGGTTCGCACCGTTATTCAGCCAGGACGCACTTGATCTGCTGGAACTCGGTCTGGGTGGACCCCTGACTTCGGAGCGGCTGCAGGAGGCGATAGGTTACGACCTGGCCGTCACAGACGTGACACCCAAGTTGTTCCTGCCGAACCTGTCGGGACTCACCCAGGGGCCCGGGTTTCCCAACCTGAGCTGCCTTGGACTGCTGTCCGACCGGGTGCTGGGTTCCACCGTCAGCCCGTCCAAGTATCCCGTGAGAAGGAGACACGATGAGCGCCAACCCCTTTGA